From one Lolium rigidum isolate FL_2022 chromosome 4, APGP_CSIRO_Lrig_0.1, whole genome shotgun sequence genomic stretch:
- the LOC124708484 gene encoding pectinesterase inhibitor 8-like, translated as MIKAPSSSPMAFVAAAAVLVFVSAWGGADATIESTCRVAAAGDRRVDVAFCTRQFLAFNGAADADDWGLAKTAALVGISLGDDAIFDLTHGKLFPPPADKKAEAAMDVCVKAYDQVGLAFAKTSDELRSRRCAPAKEQVARVAALVQRCDAGLAKVGLASPLPKYSADCLQTAIIAIAITNLIK; from the coding sequence ATGATCAAGGCGCCCAGCTCCTCTCCCATGGCTTTTGTCGCGGCGGCCGCGGTTCTCGTCTTCGTGTCGGCCTGGGGCGGCGCGGACGCGACGATCGAGAGCACGTGCCGGGTCGCGGCGGCGGGCGATCGGCGCGTGGACGTGGCGTTCTGCACGCGCCAGTTCTTGGCATTCAACGGCGCGGCGGACGCGGACGATTGGGGCCTGGCCAAAACGGCGGCGCTCGTCGGCATCAGCCTCGGCGACGACGCCATATTCGACCTCACCCACGGGAAGCTCTTCCCGCCGCCCGCCGACAAGAAGGCCGAGGCGGCCATGGACGTGTGCGTGAAGGCGTACGACCAGGTGGGGCTGGCCTTCGCGAAGACCTCCGACGAACTCAGGTCACGTCGGTGCGCGCCTGCCAAGGAGCAGGTGGCGCGCGTGGCGGCGCTCGTGCAGCGCTGCGATGCCGGGCTCGCCAAGGTCGGCCTCGCGTCGCCGCTGCCCAAGTACAGCGCCGACTGCCTGCAGACGGCCATCATCGCCATAGCCATCACCAACCTCATCAAGTGA